In Topomyia yanbarensis strain Yona2022 chromosome 2, ASM3024719v1, whole genome shotgun sequence, one DNA window encodes the following:
- the LOC131683367 gene encoding gamma-aminobutyric acid receptor-associated protein-like, whose translation MKFQYKEEHPFEKRKAEGDKIRRKYPDRVPVIVEKAPKARIGDLDKKKYLVPSDLTVGQFYFLIRKRIHLRPEDALFFFVNNVIPPTSATMGSLYQEHHEEDYFLYIAYSDENVYGNN comes from the exons ATGAAGTTTCAGTACAAAGAAGAGCATCCGTTTGAAAAACGAAAGGCCGAAGGAGACAAAATTCGTCGCAAATATCCAGATCGAGTACCT gttattgttgaaaaagctCCTAAGGCACGCATCGGAGATTTGGACAAGAAAAAGTATCTGGTACCTTCCGATCTCACCGTTGGACAGTTTTACTTTCTGATTCGTAAGCGTATTCATCTTAGGCCAGAGGATGCTTTGTTTTTCTTCGTGAATAATGTAATTCCGCCTACTTCGGCTACTATGGGATCTCTTTACCAG GAACACCACGAAGAGGACTACTTCCTTTACATCGCCTATTCGGATGAAAATGTGTATGGCAACAATTAA